In one window of Bacteroidota bacterium DNA:
- a CDS encoding LamG domain-containing protein codes for MRKTAIYLILLFTIISHSSFSNSNSIKFINAKNNGIRISQNSSLNLSSQGTIEAWIYLSSYKDFAGIIHKGDKKDFSDEAYTLQLWNNNKLYFAISNNSNSYQIQSTSSLQLSKWYHVSASWNSSGMQLYLNGKLESSSSNSLSINYASLNDPNKNGLNIGRQLNEDYNTSYNKFTFDGIIDEVRIWNSCLHIYQIQKRMFEELNSSDSLWSNLVGYWPFNEGSGTVVSDNSSNSNTGNFIPSNGNKPRWKTRLFPNSLTWKGDVSRDWNNANNWQEGITPHAFSNVLIPTTTTNLPEVKNTGMQCGSLILNPGKYLTIASGKSLKVWSEIVFKTDNTKTASLVNLGTLAVVGESRFERKITSDGWHYISSPVSNSSSNIFWGSALYGYNETSGLWNKVTNNQTLNSMDGYDVYVKNNHKVVTYTGSLNSGNFSKNLTYNRDGYNLIGNPYPATIDWDASSGWTKTNINGAIYIWDPAQNNFTTYTNGSGTNGGSRYIASTQGFFVRANSGGGSIAMTPQVMVEYPNGQFRGDKNAYQLSLIVDGNGRNDETIIRFHENAQEYFEDNLDAYKIYSYDSDVPQIYSVLTDGSFASINSLPKNNMDVSIPISFIASVNSEYQINCKLDKSPVETDFFLEDLVTNKIFDLKQGTYHFHGQVTDSKERFLLHVNHSATLVDNEKTSTELNENNMRSINVFSTHRTLFIDTRSTETNKAVIKVYNMLG; via the coding sequence ATGAGAAAAACAGCAATTTATTTGATCCTACTTTTTACCATTATAAGTCACTCATCTTTTTCAAATTCAAATAGTATAAAATTCATTAATGCCAAGAATAATGGCATACGCATAAGCCAGAATAGCTCTTTAAATCTAAGTTCACAGGGTACGATAGAAGCATGGATTTATTTATCATCTTATAAGGACTTTGCCGGAATCATTCACAAGGGCGATAAAAAAGATTTTTCTGACGAGGCTTACACCCTGCAATTGTGGAATAACAACAAATTGTATTTTGCAATTTCAAACAATTCAAACTCTTATCAAATTCAATCAACAAGCAGTTTACAATTGTCAAAATGGTATCATGTAAGTGCAAGCTGGAACTCATCCGGCATGCAGTTATATCTGAATGGAAAGCTCGAATCGTCTTCTTCAAATAGTTTATCAATTAATTACGCCAGTTTAAATGATCCTAACAAAAATGGATTAAACATTGGCAGACAATTAAATGAAGATTATAACACGAGCTACAATAAATTCACCTTTGATGGAATCATTGATGAAGTGCGAATTTGGAACAGCTGTTTGCATATTTATCAAATCCAGAAAAGAATGTTTGAGGAGCTAAACTCAAGTGATTCATTATGGAGTAATTTAGTAGGCTACTGGCCATTTAACGAAGGAAGTGGCACTGTTGTAAGTGATAATAGCTCGAACAGCAATACGGGTAATTTTATCCCATCAAATGGAAACAAACCCAGGTGGAAAACAAGATTATTTCCTAACTCATTAACATGGAAAGGCGATGTATCTCGCGATTGGAATAATGCCAATAATTGGCAAGAAGGAATAACTCCTCATGCTTTTTCAAATGTATTAATACCAACTACAACAACCAATTTACCTGAAGTAAAAAATACGGGCATGCAATGTGGCTCACTAATTTTAAATCCAGGAAAGTATTTGACAATTGCTTCTGGAAAGAGCTTAAAAGTATGGAGCGAAATAGTATTCAAAACAGATAATACAAAAACAGCTTCGCTGGTTAATCTTGGAACATTAGCTGTGGTTGGGGAAAGTCGATTTGAGCGAAAAATCACCTCCGATGGCTGGCATTACATTTCTTCCCCCGTTTCTAATTCATCATCTAACATCTTTTGGGGATCAGCATTATATGGATACAACGAAACAAGTGGACTATGGAATAAAGTAACCAATAATCAAACGCTTAATAGTATGGATGGTTACGATGTTTATGTCAAAAACAATCATAAAGTTGTGACCTATACTGGTTCATTAAATTCAGGGAATTTTTCAAAAAACCTGACCTACAATAGAGATGGATACAACTTAATTGGAAACCCATATCCTGCTACAATCGATTGGGACGCAAGCAGTGGATGGACCAAAACAAATATCAATGGAGCAATATATATTTGGGATCCTGCTCAAAATAATTTCACCACTTACACAAATGGATCAGGAACAAATGGAGGGAGCAGATATATTGCTTCAACTCAGGGATTTTTTGTTCGAGCCAATTCTGGAGGTGGTTCAATAGCAATGACCCCCCAGGTAATGGTGGAATATCCCAATGGTCAATTCAGAGGTGATAAAAATGCATATCAACTTTCATTAATTGTTGATGGAAATGGTCGAAATGATGAAACCATCATTCGATTTCATGAAAATGCACAGGAATATTTTGAAGATAATCTGGATGCATATAAAATTTATAGTTACGATTCTGATGTTCCTCAAATTTATTCAGTACTGACAGACGGTTCGTTCGCATCCATCAATTCTCTTCCCAAAAACAACATGGATGTATCTATTCCAATTTCCTTTATTGCTTCAGTTAATAGCGAATATCAGATTAACTGTAAGCTGGATAAAAGTCCGGTTGAAACAGATTTTTTTCTTGAAGACTTAGTAACAAACAAAATATTTGACCTGAAACAAGGTACTTATCACTTCCACGGCCAAGTGACCGATAGTAAAGAAAGATTTTTATTACATGTAAATCACTCAGCCACTTTAGTTGATAATGAAAAGACAAGCACCGAATTAAATGAAAATAATATGAGAAGTATTAATGTTTTTTCAACCCATCGAACATTATTCATCGATACAAGAAGTACAGAGACCAACAAAGCAGTTATCAAAGTTTATAATATGCTTGGTG
- a CDS encoding ABC transporter permease, whose product MVRIAIAAIALSLAVMMVSISIVKGFQHEIKSKVIGFASHIQITHTNINYTFENEPIEYSQDVYKRISSIDQVNNIQVFANKPGIIKTTEAIEGVVLKGVSSTYDWSYIRQFLVEGEIPTFADSTTSTNLIISNLIAKKLRLNIGDDVAIYFVQQPPRVRKFIITGIFDSGIEEIDQVFAICDIKQIQKLNNWENNQIGGYEVFINDLEEIEQVNDIVRAGVNFNEDTKMISQIYPQIFDWLNLLNINVRIILILMVIVAAVNMITALLIIILEKTNMIGMLKSMGASDQSVSLIFMIHAAFLIASGVIIGNLIGFTFIFLQYKFELFKLSPESYYMDHVPVLLSWGRFALLNLGTFLICTLIMFIPTQFVSRIKPLKAIRFN is encoded by the coding sequence GTGGTCCGAATTGCTATTGCTGCTATTGCACTTAGTTTAGCCGTAATGATGGTATCCATTTCCATTGTTAAAGGTTTTCAGCATGAAATAAAAAGCAAAGTAATTGGTTTTGCTTCACACATTCAAATAACGCATACGAATATAAATTATACTTTTGAAAATGAACCGATTGAATATTCTCAAGATGTTTATAAGCGCATTTCCAGCATCGACCAAGTAAATAATATTCAGGTTTTTGCCAACAAGCCAGGCATTATTAAAACAACCGAAGCCATTGAAGGGGTTGTACTTAAAGGAGTATCGTCTACCTATGACTGGAGCTATATCAGGCAATTTCTGGTAGAAGGAGAAATTCCAACATTTGCAGATAGCACAACATCAACTAATCTGATTATCTCCAATTTAATAGCCAAAAAACTCCGATTGAATATAGGTGATGATGTAGCTATTTATTTTGTCCAGCAACCTCCACGTGTTCGTAAGTTTATTATCACAGGAATATTTGATAGCGGAATTGAAGAAATCGATCAGGTTTTTGCCATCTGCGATATCAAGCAAATTCAAAAACTGAATAATTGGGAAAACAACCAAATTGGTGGCTACGAAGTTTTCATCAACGATCTGGAAGAAATCGAACAAGTAAATGACATTGTTAGAGCTGGAGTAAATTTCAATGAGGATACAAAAATGATCTCACAGATTTATCCTCAGATATTTGATTGGCTGAATTTGCTGAATATCAATGTTCGAATAATTTTGATTTTGATGGTTATTGTTGCAGCTGTAAATATGATTACAGCACTTTTAATAATTATTCTGGAAAAAACAAATATGATTGGTATGCTGAAATCCATGGGAGCATCTGACCAAAGTGTTTCATTAATCTTTATGATTCATGCTGCTTTCCTGATAGCTTCTGGAGTCATTATTGGAAATTTAATTGGCTTTACATTCATTTTCCTTCAATATAAATTTGAACTATTCAAACTCTCACCTGAATCGTATTACATGGATCATGTTCCTGTATTATTAAGTTGGGGACGTTTTGCTTTGCTTAATCTTGGTACATTTTTAATATGTACCCTGATCATGTTTATTCCAACCCAATTTGTCTCTCGCATTAAACCACTCAAAGCAATCCGCTTCAATTAA
- a CDS encoding DUF1343 domain-containing protein: MKKMIGLLIFYLFANLTYAQLKTGAEQMNKYIPLIKDKKVAIVANHTSIIQDVHLVDTLLSLHIHIAKILSPEHGFRGNNADGAIISDSEYGPDKIPIISLYGNHKKPTAADLKGIDVVIFDMQDVGVRCYTYISTMSYVMEACAENNVAMIVLDRPNPNIGFVDGPVLKKEFASFVGLHEVPYLYGMTIGEYANMVNGEGWLNKAIKCDLKIMPLSFEDGEEYYYHHLSDCEQAYFKAHYKLPIAPSPNLPNMKAVALYPHLCLFEGTDVSVGRGTNKPFQIIGKPNSHVGNYYFTPISIPGVSDNPPHLGKECQGIDLSNTRLQCGYWSLSLEFLLDFYQHSDNKSTFFKAYFDKLAGTDQLRKQIIAGWTEEQIRESWKEDLQKFKLIREKYLLYSRN; the protein is encoded by the coding sequence ATGAAAAAAATGATTGGACTTTTAATTTTTTATTTGTTTGCAAATTTAACATATGCACAGTTAAAAACAGGTGCTGAACAAATGAATAAATACATCCCTTTGATAAAGGATAAAAAAGTAGCTATTGTTGCCAATCATACGTCCATCATACAAGATGTTCATTTGGTAGATACATTATTATCGCTGCATATTCATATTGCTAAAATATTATCACCTGAGCACGGATTCAGAGGAAATAATGCAGATGGTGCCATTATTTCTGATTCAGAATACGGACCTGATAAAATTCCCATAATTTCCTTGTATGGAAACCACAAAAAGCCAACAGCGGCTGATTTGAAAGGAATTGATGTTGTTATTTTTGATATGCAGGATGTTGGCGTAAGGTGTTATACCTATATCTCAACCATGTCCTACGTCATGGAAGCCTGTGCAGAAAATAATGTGGCAATGATTGTATTGGATAGGCCAAATCCCAATATTGGTTTTGTAGATGGACCTGTTCTGAAAAAAGAATTTGCCTCTTTTGTTGGTTTGCATGAAGTTCCCTATCTGTATGGAATGACCATTGGTGAGTATGCAAATATGGTGAACGGAGAAGGCTGGCTAAACAAGGCAATTAAATGTGATTTAAAGATAATGCCTCTTTCATTTGAAGATGGTGAAGAATATTACTACCATCATTTGAGCGATTGTGAGCAGGCTTATTTTAAAGCGCATTATAAACTACCCATTGCACCAAGTCCAAACTTACCCAATATGAAAGCTGTAGCTTTATATCCTCATCTCTGTTTATTTGAAGGAACAGATGTGAGTGTGGGCAGAGGAACCAATAAACCTTTTCAGATTATTGGTAAACCAAATTCTCATGTAGGGAATTATTATTTTACACCAATAAGCATTCCGGGGGTTTCTGATAATCCTCCTCATTTGGGGAAAGAATGTCAAGGCATTGATTTAAGTAATACTCGGCTTCAGTGTGGATATTGGTCGCTCAGTTTAGAATTTCTTTTGGATTTCTATCAGCATTCTGATAATAAGTCAACATTTTTTAAAGCTTATTTCGACAAGCTTGCAGGAACCGATCAATTAAGAAAACAAATTATAGCAGGCTGGACAGAAGAGCAAATAAGAGAGAGTTGGAAAGAAGATCTTCAGAAATTTAAGCTCATAAGAGAAAAGTATCTGCTTTATTCCAGAAACTAA
- a CDS encoding Hsp20/alpha crystallin family protein yields the protein MTLVRMNKPSNYYPAYSKFFDNFFENDRDFFTPKAKNNLPAVNVVESKEEFVIEVAAPGLKKNDFNVKLDNDVITIETKTEEKEMKEEMNFTRREFNYSSFSRSFTLPDSIESSKIDAKYEDGVLKVMLPKKEEAKVKALREIKIS from the coding sequence ATGACACTCGTAAGAATGAACAAACCAAGCAACTACTATCCAGCATATTCAAAGTTTTTTGATAATTTCTTTGAAAATGACAGGGATTTTTTCACACCAAAGGCAAAAAACAATTTACCAGCTGTAAATGTTGTTGAAAGCAAAGAAGAATTTGTAATTGAAGTTGCTGCACCTGGCTTAAAGAAAAATGATTTCAACGTAAAACTCGATAATGATGTGATTACAATTGAAACCAAGACTGAAGAAAAAGAAATGAAGGAAGAAATGAATTTCACTCGCAGAGAGTTTAATTACAGCTCATTTAGTCGCTCATTTACATTACCTGATAGCATCGAAAGTTCAAAAATTGATGCAAAATACGAAGACGGTGTACTAAAGGTTATGTTACCTAAAAAAGAAGAAGCTAAAGTAAAAGCTTTAAGAGAAATTAAAATTTCATAA